GGCAATCTTCTAGAGCTTCGTTACTTACTGGAATAAATTTACTTTTTGCATTTGTAGTTCCGCTAGATTTAGCAAACCATTTAATTGGAGTTTCCCAAAAAACATTTTGCTCGCCTAAACGTGTACGTTCGATTAGCGGTTGTAATTCTTCATAAGTTGCAATTGGAACTCTTTCTGCAAAGGTTTGATAAGAGTTAATACTAGAGAAATCATATTGTTTTCCAATAACTGTATTTTCAGATGCCGTCAATAAGTTGTGCAATAATTCTTCCTGAACTTCATTTGGGTATTTTAAAAAAAGCTCTATTTGATGAATCCTTTGTTTGAGGACCCAAGATGCAAACGAATTGATAATAGATAAAGGCATGAATTTGTTTTTTAGTTAACTGATTTTAGCTTTTAAATCGTACAATTTGTGTAAAACAAAAAACTTAAAATTTGAATATCGATAGACAAATAGTAACTTTGTCTTCATATCAAAAATAATATTTTTTTGTAATAAACCATTCGATTTAAGGTAAAGATTCTACCTAATAAGTCGAATTTTAACACAAAAAATTTTAAATCTTTTGAGAATTCTAAATCAGCAATTTATAAATAAAAAATACGAATGCAATATCAAGGTGTACTCACAAAAATGCAAACAGAACTTGGAAGTCCAATTCAATATTATTTGGTTTTTGAAGACAGTTTCTTAAATGTAAACCAATTATTAGATAAAGAAATTGAAATCAATTTTGAGGGATGCCAATGTTTAAATTGCGGTAAAAAGAAAAAAATATACCGTCAAGGTTTTTGCTATGAATGCTTTTATTCAAGCCCTGCAGTAGGAGATTGGATTATGAGGCCAGAATTGAGCACAGCGCATTTAGGAATTGCTGATAGAGATTTAGAATATGAATCAAAAGCGCAATTGCAGCCGCACGTTGTGTATTTGGCTTCGGCTTGCGAAATAAAAGTAGGAGTGACTCGTAAATCGCAAGTTCCAACTCGTTGGATCGATCAAGGCGCTTCTCAAGCAATTGCAATTGTTGAGGTTCCAAACCGATATTTGGCAGGAATAACAGAAGTCGCATTAAAAGATCATTATACAGACAAGACCAATTGGAGAAAAATGTTGCAAAACTCTGTTGAAAATTTTGATTTAATTGCAGAGAAAGCAAAAATTGAAAGTTTAATTCCAACAGAAGTTAGAGATTATTTTTATGCTGAAAAAAATGATGTTTACGAACTTCAGTATCCCGTTTTGAGTTACCCCGCAAAAGTGAACAGTTTAAACCTTGATAAAACACCTTCTTTCAGTGGAAAATTAACTGGAATTAAAGGTCAATATTTGCTATTTGAGAACGGTACAGTTTTTAATATTCGCGGTTCTGAAGGGTATGTCGTTTCAATAAATGTCTAGGTTTTCTAAGGAGTTGTCGATGTTTATTACATAATCGTCTATTAATTTGTTAATTCTGTGATAATTTATTGTAATTTTAGCTCAATTCCAAAACACAAAAAGGTGTAAATGATGATACATTTGGTTACAATTTTGTAACAAATGCTTATTGGAAGAATTTATTTTTAGATAATAAAAGAAGGTAGATTTGAGACTGCCACTATTTCTAAAATTTAATTAAGATTTTATAATCAATAAATTATTCCATAAATGAGTATTTTAAGCAAAATAAATGTACACAGACGTAGCATAATGCGGAATCTGACTAAGAATGTTGGAAAGGCAAATATGCAGGACGATTTTATCTTGGTCGATAAGAGTGAGATCAAAAAAGTTCTGATCTGTAGACCAAATGGAAGATTAGGAAACCTTTTGTTAATTACACCTCTTGTTCAGGAAGTGTCTGAAATGTTTCCAAACTGTAAAATTGATTTATTTGTAAAAGGAACTTTGGCTCCAATTATTTTTGAAAAATACGATAGTGTTGACAAAATAATTCATCTGCCTAAAAAACCATTTAAAAGTTTGCTGGCCTATTCAAAAGTTTGGATTTCATTAAAGAAAACACCTTATGACTTAGCGATTAATGTAGATCAGAATTCATCTTCTGGCCGATTAGCAGTTCAGTTTTCAAATGCCAAATACAAGTTTTTTGGAGACTCGAATGAAGAAGAAACAGGGCATAAAATTGATTTTGAACATATTGCAAAATATCCTGTCTATAATTTCCGCAATTATCTTTCAAAACTGAGATTACCAACAAATAGTAATAAAATAATTGCTCCTTTAGAACTTAAATTATCGGCTTCTGAAATTGCAGAAGGCAGAAAGATATTAGGGCAGCTGACGAATAACGATAAAAAGACGATTTGTATTTTTACGTATGCAACAGGAACAAAATGCCTTTCGGAAGAATGGTGGGAAAAATTTTATTCTCAACTTACTTCAGAGTATAAAGACTATAATATTATTGAGATTTTACCTGTAGAGAATGTGTCGCAAATTGGATTTAAAGCACCAACATTTTACAGTAAAGATATTCGAGAAATAGGATCTGTTATTGCAAATGCAGATTTGTTTATTGGTGCCGACAGCGGAATTATGCATTTATCAAGCTCGGTACATACACCAACTATTGGATTGTTTTCTGTGTCTAATTTGAAAAAATATGAACCGTATGACAATTGCAGTATTGGAATAGATGTCAATCTCTACACGAAAAAACAATATATAAAAACAATAAATTCAATTTTGAATAACGGTAGATTAAATTTTTATTCAAGAGCAATATAAAAGCAAAAAATCCTGTTCGAATGAACAGGATTTTTTTTAAATGATAAGTTTTTAAGATACTGATAATCTAAGTTTTTTAAGCTTTAGAGAAGCTCAGTATCTTAGCGTCTTTTTTATGGATTTTTCTTCTTAAACAATCCATTCAATAAATCACTAGCTTTTTTAGTCACTTCTTGAGTTTTTTGCTCTTTTTCAGTTTTTGCAGCCTGAGTAGTATCTTTTGCTTTTGTGTTTTTATTAATCAAATCAGTAAGTGCAGAAGTTCCTTTTTGAGTCAGCTTTTCTTTTTGCTGATTAACCAATTGTGTAGTCAAATTGCTTACAGCGGCTTTCATATCAGTACTGATTTTAGGATTTGAAAAGTTACCAGTCAAAGCAGCATTAATTGGAATGTTATCTAATTTTGCAGCATCAGCAGGAGATAATTTTGCAATTAAATTATTAGCTTCAGTTCCTAAATATTTAGCAGGAACATCAAATTTAATCGTGTAATTCATGGTTTGGTCAAAACCGTGGGTTCCGCCAACTGTAGCTTTTATATCTTGATACTTAATTTCGAATGGTTTTACATTTACTTTTCCGTTGTCAAACGTTAATGCCATTTTCAGATCATTTAGATTTAATTTGTTCAAATCTAAAAACTTAACATTTGAAGTAAGCGAATTTAAAACAGTTGAATTTTTAGCATTTACTGTAGTCGATAATAATTGGCCTAATAAATCTCCTGAAATTGATTTAAGATCTGGAGTCAATTCTTTTGCATCCAAATTACCATTCAATTTGATAGTCGAATTTAATTTTCCGTTGATGATTCCCGCAATTGGAGCGATTTTTTTCATCATATCCAACTGTGTAAAAGTCTGTGCAATATCAACTTGATTGAATCCTAAATTCATATCAAATGTAGGTACTTTTTCTTTTGTAGAAACCGCTCCGTTAAGACCAATTGATCCACCGAAGATATTAGTTTTAAAGTTTTCAAGAGTTGCTTTTTCATCTTTAATAATCAATCTTCCGGCCACATCTTGAAGTTTTAGATTATCGTATAAAACTGTTGTAGCTTTAGCATTCAATGTGCAATTTAAGAAAGCAGGAATCTTCATTGCCTCAGCTGGTTTCGCTTCTGTTTTTGCAGTTGCAGGTTCGCCAGAAGTCATAAAATCATCAACAGCCAATTGTTTTGAGCTCATGTTGAAATTTCCTCTTAGTTCTTGTTTTTTAAACATAAAACCATAGAAGTTTTCTAAAACTCCGTTAATGCTAATGTCACTTTTTCCAGTTGTAGCATCAAATTGTTTTAAATTGATTTTGCTTGGATTAAATTCGACCAATGCTGTACTGATGTTCATTGCTTTATTGTTTTCATCAGTATATTTAAATCCTGACAAACTCATTGTACCAGCATTTTTTATGTTTTGGTATTGGCTTTTTTCTACAGAAGCCATATCAAAATTGGTTGTTACATCAGCTTTTAAAATACCTGCCAAGGGCTTATCCATTTTAATTGGATAGGCTTTTGAAAGATTAGCTAAGTTTATTGTTCCTTTTAAAGCCGCATCAACAATTGGATTTACAGTGATGTTTTTGATATTCGCTTTAGCGTTAAAAACATCCTGGTCAATTCTGAAAGATAACTTATCTAAATTAACGTAAGTATCATTTAAGATTCCGGTTTCGTTAATGATTTTCGTATCAATTACAATATTCTGAACTGATTTTGGTAGGTTTGGATATTGGAAAGAAGAGTTGTTTGATGCAATTTCGATATTAAATTTAGGAACTGTCGTATCTGTCAATTCACCCTTTGCAAAACCATTTACCGTAAAATCTCCAGTCGTTTTTACACCTTCTAAACTAGACGCGTACGCCGAAGGAATCAAACCTAAGAAGTTAGTAAACGATGAAGTAGGAGTTTTGAATTTCAAATCGTAAATCTGAGCTTTTTCAGCCATTTGGATAAATCCGTCAAATTCTAAAGGCAGCTGATTGATTAAAGCTTTAT
The Flavobacterium humidisoli DNA segment above includes these coding regions:
- a CDS encoding AsmA-like C-terminal region-containing protein, which codes for MLKKVLKISAIVIVVFVAALFAIPFLFKDQIKAKIVEAINESVDAKVSFTDANLSLFKNFPNATVGIEKLVIINKAPFEGDTLVSLGELNLKMSVKELFKGKDEPLSIQGISSTNGLINIIFNKDGVGNFDIALKDKKEDKKDEASKPLALKIQNYKIENFTFRYIDQGSKIKMVIDSLNHEGTGDFTNSKLDLTTKSTAKVSLNMDKVNYMKNVKLTLDAVLGIDLEKSKYTFKENKALINQLPLEFDGFIQMAEKAQIYDLKFKTPTSSFTNFLGLIPSAYASSLEGVKTTGDFTVNGFAKGELTDTTVPKFNIEIASNNSSFQYPNLPKSVQNIVIDTKIINETGILNDTYVNLDKLSFRIDQDVFNAKANIKNITVNPIVDAALKGTINLANLSKAYPIKMDKPLAGILKADVTTNFDMASVEKSQYQNIKNAGTMSLSGFKYTDENNKAMNISTALVEFNPSKINLKQFDATTGKSDISINGVLENFYGFMFKKQELRGNFNMSSKQLAVDDFMTSGEPATAKTEAKPAEAMKIPAFLNCTLNAKATTVLYDNLKLQDVAGRLIIKDEKATLENFKTNIFGGSIGLNGAVSTKEKVPTFDMNLGFNQVDIAQTFTQLDMMKKIAPIAGIINGKLNSTIKLNGNLDAKELTPDLKSISGDLLGQLLSTTVNAKNSTVLNSLTSNVKFLDLNKLNLNDLKMALTFDNGKVNVKPFEIKYQDIKATVGGTHGFDQTMNYTIKFDVPAKYLGTEANNLIAKLSPADAAKLDNIPINAALTGNFSNPKISTDMKAAVSNLTTQLVNQQKEKLTQKGTSALTDLINKNTKAKDTTQAAKTEKEQKTQEVTKKASDLLNGLFKKKNP
- a CDS encoding DUF2797 domain-containing protein; translation: MQYQGVLTKMQTELGSPIQYYLVFEDSFLNVNQLLDKEIEINFEGCQCLNCGKKKKIYRQGFCYECFYSSPAVGDWIMRPELSTAHLGIADRDLEYESKAQLQPHVVYLASACEIKVGVTRKSQVPTRWIDQGASQAIAIVEVPNRYLAGITEVALKDHYTDKTNWRKMLQNSVENFDLIAEKAKIESLIPTEVRDYFYAEKNDVYELQYPVLSYPAKVNSLNLDKTPSFSGKLTGIKGQYLLFENGTVFNIRGSEGYVVSINV
- a CDS encoding glycosyltransferase family 9 protein; this translates as MSILSKINVHRRSIMRNLTKNVGKANMQDDFILVDKSEIKKVLICRPNGRLGNLLLITPLVQEVSEMFPNCKIDLFVKGTLAPIIFEKYDSVDKIIHLPKKPFKSLLAYSKVWISLKKTPYDLAINVDQNSSSGRLAVQFSNAKYKFFGDSNEEETGHKIDFEHIAKYPVYNFRNYLSKLRLPTNSNKIIAPLELKLSASEIAEGRKILGQLTNNDKKTICIFTYATGTKCLSEEWWEKFYSQLTSEYKDYNIIEILPVENVSQIGFKAPTFYSKDIREIGSVIANADLFIGADSGIMHLSSSVHTPTIGLFSVSNLKKYEPYDNCSIGIDVNLYTKKQYIKTINSILNNGRLNFYSRAI